The Opitutales bacterium nucleotide sequence ACTGTGGTAGCCGCGTTCGTTGGTTTGGCGCAGGGTGTGCGCTGGCTGGATATGCAGCACGGTATTGTGCAGGGAATCGTGATCGGGCTGCCTTCGATTTTGATTTTGATGCTCGTGGGCTCCTTGATTGGGACTTGGATCGCAGGAGGCATTGTGCCGCTTATGATCTACGCGGGCTTGGAGGTATTTTCGCCCCAAGGATTTTTGCCCGCTGCCGCTTTTCTATGCGCGATCGTGTCGTTGGCGACGGGGAGTAGCTGGACAACGGCGGGTTCGGTGGGTGTGGCCCTTGTAGGCGTGGGGACCGGGTTGGGAGTGAATCCTGCGATGACGGCAGGGGCTATTGTATCCGGGGCCTATTTCGGTGATAAAATGTCACCCCTTTCTGACAGCACCAATCTTGCTCCCGCGGTGGCTGGGGCTGACCTCTTTGCACACATTCGGCATATGTTTTTCACGACGGGGCCGAGTTTTCTAATCGCATTGGCTGGATTTGCGATACTCGGATTGGCAGGGGCAGGTGGCGGTGCAGACTTGGCAGAAGTGGCAGCGATCCAATCGGCGCTGAAGGAGAATTTTTCATTGAGTCCCTGGCTATGGTTGGTGCCCATGGCGGTGTTGGTGATGGTGAGTTTTAAAGTGCCGGCTATGCCCGCTCTTTTTGTAGGTTCGGTTCTCGGGGCACTATCGGCCTTGTTTATCGAGGGGCGGTCTTTCGAGTTGGTCATGGGTGTGATCAATTCAGGCTTTGTTTCGGAGACTGGCCAGGCGATGGTGGATAAACTTCTTAGCAATGGCGGTATCGATAGTATGATGTGGACGATCTCGCTTATTTTGTGCGCCTTGAGCTTTGGTGGCGTGATGGAGCGCACGGGGCAACTCCGTGCTATTGGTGTCTCCATTTTGGCGTTCGCGAAAGGGCGCGGGTCTTTAGTTGCTTCGACGGGAGTGACCTCGATTATTACTAACTTCTTGGCTGCCGACCAATATCTCGCCCTCATATTTCCCGGTCGAATGTTCAAGGGTGCCTACGAGAAGATGAAGCTCGCCCCGGTTAATCTTTCTCGGGCGCTTGAAGATATGGGGACGCTCAGCTCTCCTTTGATTCCTTGGAATACCTGCGGTGTAACGATGGCTGGCGTGCTGGGGGTAGCGACGGGAGAATATTGGATCTTTGCACTCTTCAATCTGATCAATCCAGTAGTTTCAATCCTCTACGGGTTCACGGGCTGGACTATGAAGCCTGCAGAAGCACCGAAGGAAAAGCTGCCGGTTTGAACCTGCTTTTGGGTGGGATTTCAAATAATACCCGAAAGTTACCTTCGTTGGTGTCCGTTATTTAAGGGATGTCAGAGTTCGAAGCGAATGCCGCAAAAAAGCCTCTAGTCGCGATGGCGGGGGCGAGTGGTTTTGTAGGAAGCCATTTGAGACATTTTTTGAGTGAGCACTATAGCTTTCGCGCACTAACGCGCAGCGCTGCCGTGGCGTCGACTGCATCGAAAACGGATACCGAATGGCGGGAGTGTGATCTGTATTCGCTGCCCAAGGTGACCGATGCCCTAGAGGGCTGTAAAATTGGGATCTACTTGGTTCACTCGATGGCGCCTTCGAGTCGACTGATGCAAGCGAATTTCGAAGACACGGATGTGCTTTTAGCAGATAATTTCGTGCGCGCAGCTGAAGCTGTGGGCATCGAGCACATCGTCTATCTCAGCGGTTTGATGCCTGAAGGCGTAGAGGACATTTCCCCGCATCTACGCAGTCGACGGGAGGTCGAAGATGTATTGAGGAGCCGCAGTGTGCCGGTGACGGTGTTGCGAGCTGGCTTGATCTTTGGACCGGGTGGGTCGTCTTTTTCGATGCTTATTAACCTGGTGCGACGTTTGCCGGTGATGGTATTACCCGCCTGGGCGACATCTAAAACCCAGGCGATCGATATCGACGACATTTGTCGTGCTTTTCAGCACGTGATGACTGCGCCAGGTTATCGAGGGAATTGTTACGATGTCGCCGGACACGCTGTGATGAGTTACAGCGAATTGATTCGTGAGACTGCTCGGCATTTGAAGACGCGCAGTCGGCATATCAATTTTCCATTGAATTGCTTTGCTCTATCGCGGCGTTGGGTGAGTCTGTTTGGTGGGGTGCCCGAAGAGTTGGTCGGACCGCTCCTGGAAAGTCTCCAATATGATCTTTCTGCGCGCCCCAATGATTTGTTGACTTGGCTAGAGCAAACGGGAACGCGCAACTTTCAGGAGTCTCTGGATCGGTCGGTTGACGCTAATGGTAACCCTAAGCCGAATCCAAGGAGCGAGACGCGTATAGCCGATGCTCAAGCGATTCGAACGGCACGCCGGGTGCGTTCAGTGCAGCGGATGCCTTTGCCTGAGGGGATGGACGCCCAGGATATCGCTAAAGAATATGGGCAATGGGTAACCGAGAATTTGGGCGGAATCGTTCAGGCGCGTCGGGATGATGAGGGTGTATTGCGGTTTCAGCTCTTGAAGCGATGGACACTGCTGGAGCTCACGCCGACCCCTTTCTCAAAGAGACACCCATTTCGCTGTGCGTTCTACATAACTGGAGGTGCCCTGGCACGGGAGGTTTTGCCGCCTGGACGTTTTGAGTTTCGGATTTTCCCTGGCATTCGCTCAGTTATTGCATCGATACATGGGTTTTCTCCGACGTTGCCTTGGTATGTTTACGCGTACA carries:
- the nhaC gene encoding Na+/H+ antiporter NhaC — protein: MEPTSSSDTQPPHPLLWQALIPVVFLVAVLAVVVIWMEGDVRVPIILATVVAAFVGLAQGVRWLDMQHGIVQGIVIGLPSILILMLVGSLIGTWIAGGIVPLMIYAGLEVFSPQGFLPAAAFLCAIVSLATGSSWTTAGSVGVALVGVGTGLGVNPAMTAGAIVSGAYFGDKMSPLSDSTNLAPAVAGADLFAHIRHMFFTTGPSFLIALAGFAILGLAGAGGGADLAEVAAIQSALKENFSLSPWLWLVPMAVLVMVSFKVPAMPALFVGSVLGALSALFIEGRSFELVMGVINSGFVSETGQAMVDKLLSNGGIDSMMWTISLILCALSFGGVMERTGQLRAIGVSILAFAKGRGSLVASTGVTSIITNFLAADQYLALIFPGRMFKGAYEKMKLAPVNLSRALEDMGTLSSPLIPWNTCGVTMAGVLGVATGEYWIFALFNLINPVVSILYGFTGWTMKPAEAPKEKLPV
- a CDS encoding NAD(P)H-binding protein, whose amino-acid sequence is MSEFEANAAKKPLVAMAGASGFVGSHLRHFLSEHYSFRALTRSAAVASTASKTDTEWRECDLYSLPKVTDALEGCKIGIYLVHSMAPSSRLMQANFEDTDVLLADNFVRAAEAVGIEHIVYLSGLMPEGVEDISPHLRSRREVEDVLRSRSVPVTVLRAGLIFGPGGSSFSMLINLVRRLPVMVLPAWATSKTQAIDIDDICRAFQHVMTAPGYRGNCYDVAGHAVMSYSELIRETARHLKTRSRHINFPLNCFALSRRWVSLFGGVPEELVGPLLESLQYDLSARPNDLLTWLEQTGTRNFQESLDRSVDANGNPKPNPRSETRIADAQAIRTARRVRSVQRMPLPEGMDAQDIAKEYGQWVTENLGGIVQARRDDEGVLRFQLLKRWTLLELTPTPFSKRHPFRCAFYITGGALAREVLPPGRFEFRIFPGIRSVIASIHGFSPTLPWYVYAYTQAIAHLWVMRWFSRHLGGLMHRPSDS